In the genome of Dyadobacter fermentans DSM 18053, the window CGGGTCCAGATTCAGCTGGTTTATCAGCTCTTTGATAGTCGAAATGCCATCGCCGTATACGGTGGCAGGCGTCCGTTTTGCTGCCGCACTCATCCGGCCGTTAATCACCAGCAGCCGGTAATCCGAGCCTTGCACAAACCGTTCCGCGATTACCTTTTCCGAATAGATGACAGCCTCGTTGAAAGCCTCATGTGCTGCATGGATGTCCGTGACATTGATGCTAACCCCTTTCCCCTGATTGCTGTCCAGTGGCTTGATGACAAGCGGAAATCCCAGCGCTTCTAAGGCCGCCATAAGTCCTGCTTCATCTTCCACCTCAAAGCCTTCCGAAACAGGGATTCCGGCCCGGGATAATGCCTTTTTGCAAGCGAATTTGTTTCCGGCCAGTTCTACGGCCATATGACTGGTGCGCTGCGTCAGCGTTGCTTCGATCAGTTGCAGACGGCTACCGTAGCCCAGCTGTACCAGGTTATCATCATTCAACCGGATAACGGGAATGTGCTGCTCCGCTGCTGCTGCCACGATCGATTGGGTGCTCGGCCCGAGCTTGCCCTGATGGAAGATTTCACTTAATTCCTTGATAGTATTATTCAGGTTGAAGCGCTGCCCGGCCGCCAGCGCAAGTAGCATTTCCAAGGCCTTTTCGGCAGCCAGCTTTCCGGCGCGTTCGCATTGATACTCGAATACGACATGGTAAACCCCATATTCGCCCGTACCCCGGGTACGGCCAAAGCCGCAATCCATTCCGGCCAGTGTTTGCAGTTCCAATGCGACGTGTTCCATTACATGTCCCATCCACGTCCCGTCCTGGACGCGCTCAAAGAACCCGCCTTCATGGCCTTCCGAACAATGGTGACTTTCAAGGCTCGGTATCGCGGCTTTCAGGCGATCATAGAAACCCTCAATTTTGTTGGTAGGTAATTCTTCAAACTCTTCCAGGTCTACTTTGGCTACGATGAGTTGATGCCTGCGGACAGACCATACATTAGGTCCGCGCAGGCACCGCATATCTACGATCTTCATACTGTGTTTGCTCTTGGAGCATTGGGTAAGTTTTTTAATAGATTTTAAAAGTGGGGAAGCGGATAATTAAAAGCGTACCATCATCGCATTTGCGGTTATTCCACAACTTGCAAATCCACACTAAACTGGGCGCAAGATTAACATTAGACTGGCTGAAAGCCGATTAGCATTTTTGAGGTGACAAAATCTACTCTTAAGTAGTGGAAGTATTTGTGGAAAAGTTTGCACAAAAGTATTTATCCGCTGCGGTAGAGTCGTGGTAAGCATTTTGCTTGCCGGGTCCATTTTTCGATTATTCACTTTCCGATACTTCCAATATGTTCTCCATAGCCATCCACGGTGGGGCGGGTTCGCTCGATGCAGCCGCGCTTTCCCCGGCGCAAGAAAAACTTTATCATCTGGGTCTGCATACTGCATTGAATGCAGGGTACACGATACTGCAATCGGGCGGAGCAGCTATCGACGCGGTGCAGCACGCGGTGATGCAGCTGGAAGACAACCCGCTTTTCAATGCAGGCAGGGGGGCTGTCTTTAATTCCGATGGAGTGCAGGAGCTTGATGCGGCAATGATGTGCGGCAAAACCTTGCGGGTAGGTGCGGTAGCTGCGGTAACAAATGTCAAAAACCCAATCCTGCTTGCCAGAAAGGTGATGGAAGACCCGCAATTTGTGCTGCTGGTCGCCGAGGGGGCGCATAACTACGCCCGAAAAAGTGGTATTCCGATGGAAGAGATGTCCTACTTTGCTACCCCCGAGCGGTACCAGCAGTTGCAGGATGCGAAAGATGCGCATTTGCAAAAAGCGTCCGATACAGTGGGTGCTGTTGCGCGCGATATGCATGGGAACCTGGCAGCCGCCAGCTCCACAGGTGGTCTTACTAATAAGAAATATAGTCGGGTGGGTGACAGCCCGGTGATTGGTGCGGGCACCTACGCCCATAACGATACCTGCGCCGTATGCTGCACAGGCGATGGCGAGTACTTTATACGACTGGTAACCGCGCACGACGTGGCAGCAATGCTGCAATACCAAGGTTTAACCCTGGCGGAGGCATGCGATGCAGCGATCCATGAAAAGCTGAATGCCTTGAAAGGGGAAGGTGGGCTGATCGCCATAGACTTTGCAGGCAATATCGAAATGAGTTCGAATTGCGCAAGTATGCCCCGGGGATGGGTGAAAAACGAAGGAAACCTGAATACGGCGATATGGATGTAAGCAGGGTACTTGGAAGCGCTGATGGAATGGTTTTTATGTCGGCCCGCGCCATTTCTCACCTTAAAATTCAAAATTATGTTTTACCACGACGGAAAACTTCAGTACACAGTGCGGGTTGACAAGCCAAACCCTCAATTTGCGAAATTACTCCAACAGGCAATTGGCGGCATCGAAGGAGAAATGCGCGTTTGTTTGCAATACCTGTTTCAAGCATGGAACTCGCGTGGACCTCAGAAATACAGGGATATGCTGCTGGAAACGGGAACCGAGGAAATTGCACATATTGAAATGCTCGCTACGGCCGTTTGCCTGAACCTGGAAGGATCGTCCAGCGCGTTGAAGGACGAGATGGCAATGAGCAACCCCATGGTAGAGGCTGTGATGGGCGGTCGCGACCCGCGGCATATCCTTTCGGCCGGGCTGGGTGCGATGGCGGCCGACGCGAACGGTGTTCCGTTCAACGGCTCATGGGTAGTCAGCAGCGGCAACATCGCGGCTGATATGCATGCGAATGTGATGGCCGAAACCACCGGCCGGGTGCTTGCCACACGCTTATACGAAATGACCGACGATTCGGGCATGAAGGACATGCTCGCATTCCTGATCGCCCGCGACACCATGCACCAAAATCAATGGATGGCGGTACTCGAAGAGCTCGGGCCGGATGCTTACCCGGTCCCCAACAGCTTCCCGTCGAGCCTGCAACATGAAAATGTGGCTTACAGCTTCCTGAGCACTAGCGTCAATGAAGTCAGTAACGCAACCGGCCGCTGGACGGAGGGATCCTCAATTGATGGCAAGGGAATTTTTCGTTTCGAGAAAGCAGTACCAACCGGCGGGCTTCCCGTACTCGCACCAGCGGACAAGGAAATCCACGGTCAGATCGAACAAGGTGTGGCGCCGGATCCGGGCTTCATCGATAAAGTAAAAGATATTATCGGCGGTTAATGTCTTAGTTCAAAATAGGGCAGCGGGCGGGCCAGCATTTTGGCTGCATAGGCTGCCCTTTTTATTAATTAAAAAAGCAAAGCAATGAAAAAGGCAGCATTCTATATCGCAGCGGTGCTTTTGTTAATGGGCACTACGCTATGGGCGCAGTCTGCATCCGATCAGACAAAGGGAAAATCAACCGAAAAAAAGAGCCAAGATGCCCGCAAGGCAGGGACGCAGTCGCGAGCCAGCGGGTCAGCCAGCATCACCAGCGAAGCCACGACCGGCACGCCTCCAACCCACATTGACAAAACCAACAGCGTTCCCCCTGCCAGTAACCCGCAAAATACCGGTGTGAATGCGGTAAACAGAAAAAAGTCCGGTTCTACCGTTCAGGGAAGTTCCAAAAAGAAAAGTAACACTGCGAGTCAAACGCCTTCGGGCGATCAGCCGCAGAAAAAGAAAGAAAATCCGTAAAAGTGGCGGCACATGGCCGCCACTTGCTTTTTACGCTACCGCCATCACTATCTTTTCCCCATCGCACCTTACACAATTGCCGGAATAATCGTGGTAGGGTGCGACAAGGCCACATTTGTCACAAACCATCCGGTCCGAAGGACGGTACCTGCGCAATTCGAACTGGTGATCATGCCCGGGCAGAATACCCAGCCCGGGCGAAGGGTCATCCTCCTTCATAAAAGTAAAAGTACCGCCAGCCTCAAAATACAGTCGCTTGACCTGGCCGAGTTGAACGACTCCATTGCTGCGCAGTTGTGCAAATGCGCGTTCCCGCGAAATGCCGGTTTTACGCATGTTGTCCAATTGCATCACGCCGTCAGCGACCAAAATCGTCATATCCCCCTGCGTTACCGATTCAAGCTTTTGATTACGGCTTGCCAGCCATGCTGCCAGTTGCTGAATGGCAACCACCACGATCGCAATCACGACGGCGGCAAGTATACCGCGGTCCGGTGCTTGCAGAGGAACCCCGATAGCCGCTGCCAGTGAAACGAGCGCGATCATTTCGTTCCGGCTGAGCTGCGAGGCCATTCGTTTGCCCATCAACCGCATGGAAACCATCAGGATCAGGTAGATAATGGCTATTCGCAGGACTACTTCCCAGTAAAATGCGGCGGGAACATCCCCGATAAACACGCGCTGCCAGTCGCCAAACCTAATATCTTCTTTTTTCATGTCTTAGCAGTTAATTGATTTCAGATATGCTCGCCTGATCCCACTGGTCAGCGCCGCAGACCGGGCAGCGATCACTTCTTTGCTGACCCTGGGGTGTTGCCCCGCAATTGGCGCACGCCAACCTATCATCGAGCTGATGCTGGCGGAATGCGTTGATTTCCGGGTCACTGGGCGGGTACAGTAACAGGCCCGCCGTAGCTTGTTCTGTTCTATATATACTGAACATACCGCAAGCTTCCAGGTAGGCGCGCTCAACTTCGCCCAGGTTATAGATGCTTTCGTTGCGAAGTGCTGCAAAAAGCTGCTGACGGGATATTTTGGTTCGCTGCATCTCGTCCAACTGTAACACACCGTCTTTAATCAATGTGCTAACTTCGCCCTGACTAATATGCTCAAAGCGCGCGCTTTTGAATTCCAGCCAGTTTGAGCCGCGTTGGAAGACAAGGGCGCACACCAAAATCAACATACACACTAAAAGACCGGTTTGCGGCATTTGCATCCCTGGTGAGACAATCGCACCTAGGGTGACCATCACCGCAAGCTCGGAAATGGTTAACTGACCGCCCATTCTTTTACCCATGATCCTGACGACGAAGAGAAGGGCGAGATACAGAAGCAGGGTGCGCAGCAGTACTTCAAGCATAAAAACCGGCGGTGCTTCGCCAAACAGTATCCGGTAGAAATCCCCTGGGACAATGTCTTCCTTTTTCATAGAATGCCTCTATTTGAAATAAGATAGTACTAATAGCTTGATCCGTTGACCCCGTCCGCATTCGGATCGACTACCGGCTGGGTCTTTTCATCAGGTGCATGGTTAACTGTCAGCATCGCCGCAGCTATTTCAAACAGGCCCATGGCCAGATGCGGAACGAAGACCTGATCGGCAAACCCGAATAGCCATGGGGAAGCGGCCAACAGTGCGCCGGAAAGAAGGTCCACCATTAAGTGTATACGCATTGGAATGCTGCGGACCATTCCTCCCTCATAATCTGTGAAAAGGGACATTGTGAGCGCTACCGCCGCGATAGCGATCACCGTCCATGCCGCATAGACCGACTCGGTAAAGCTGAAAATCCATGGCGATGCAAAAAAGAAGATACCCGCGATGTAATCGATCCTGGCGTGCATGCTTGTGCTGACTATTTTCATTGTGATTATAGTTTATAGTGAATACCCACCGGCTTTGATCCACCGGGTTTGGGAAAGCGGCGCCATTGAAAAATCCGTTCCAGCGGTTAACAGCGAGTTGCGGAATGATTTTTATAATCTCGCCGTGCGCAAACGCGCAAAGTTCAATTGGCAGCTCAGGCTGTAAGACTCGATGAAAAAGAGGTGAAGTAGAAGGTTATTGCAAGTATCGCTAGGCATCTGTGCCACGGTGCCGATCGTTACGGGCCTGCTGGGTATGGCAGGAATTAACAATCCAATTTACGATGAAGCCTACAAGCCTTCGGGTGTGCTACTGGATAGCAACCTTCGTTTTTTGAATGGGCTATCGGTTGGCGTCGGTTTGTGCGCATTGTCTATTATCCCAAACATAAAGAGCAGATCAGCGGAGCTGAGGATTATTTGTGCCCTTATTTTTTTCGGCGCTGTTGGACGCATGTTGTCTGTTGCCAGCCACGGTTTACCGCCCTCCCCGTTTGACATTGTTACGTTTTTTGAGCTTGCAATCCCGCCGCTGCTCGCGTACTGGCAGTCGCGGATTTCTGGATAGGGAACCTTGGATTTCCCTTATGGCAAGCTAGGGGCTGCGTCGTTAATATCAGGCACATTTTTTGCGAGGGGCGGAAATTTTCAATTCCTTCTCGTACGCTGTTCAACTTAGGAGTAATTATTTTACAAGATATGGATCAGTTTAATACGCTTACGCCGACGATCAAGGTCGTCTATTACACCCATCCGTTTTGTCCTGTCAGTGAAAGAATGCAACAACACTGGTGCCGATTAACCTCAGAGTATGGCCATCACCTAAGCTTTAAATTCTGTATGGCGGCCGGCATGGACAGCGCTTTTCCAGCTACTAAAACCAAATTTGCCTGCCAGGCAGTCAAAGCCGCCGAATTACAATCTTCATGGGCAGCGGATCTATTTTTGGATGCGATAAGAACTGAAATGGCACAAGGTCGACAAGATCTATGTGAGCCGGAGTCGCTGCTTGAAATCGCAAGAATGTGTGCGAAGAAAAACCCTTCAACAATGGATTTTAACAGATTTGCCCAGGAACTCGACAGTAGAAAGACCCGACAGGCAGTGCTGGATGATCTCAACAAGATACGTATCAACCGGGTCGATACGCTACCAACCTTGACTTTTACTGTCGATGGAAAAGGCTTAAAGGTGACTGGATACAAGACATACCATCAACTGGTGGACTTGGTGAAACGTGTTTCGCAGGCAGGGATCGATATTGTCGGCTTCGCACATTGACAAAAAAATGGTAAACTTTACCCACCGCCTTCCATTTGGCTCTCGAGCGTCCGTACGCACACGGTCGTTTCCAAGTCAAAAATGACCATCGTCCAAGCTGATGTAGACCATTACCAATATGGAGTGGAGCTGCGGCTAATATATTTTGTCTATCGAAGCGAGCGGGCTGATTATACGGTCGTTTTTCCGTACTTCAAATAGCTCTAGCCGAATCAATAAAACATCGCTTGTGTTCACTTTGGATGCGCTTATCGGTTCAATAAACTTCGTTGATACCCCTGAAAAGTGTACAATTGTTAGTGTCATAGTCCAAGGCTATGCCTTCGTTGTAGGCCACCGGATCGGAAGCTGCGACTTTGCCCTACGAGCGTGAATGCATAAACCATATGGGCAGGCATCAGCTGTACAAAGAAAGTTTTCGAGGCAGTTTTTAAAGTTTCAGGACGTCGTTCCAACATGATTCGCCAGGCCGTTACTGCAATGAGGCCGCTTGCAATGCTTAACCCGGGGGCTTTACTGGAGATTCGAGAAGTGCCATTAAGGCCTTCGTTCGGAATTGCATATACCACCGACACAACATGCCTATTACATAGTGCGCCGTCCAGCCTTGCGCAATTGCTTTATGATCGGGAAAGGTCTGTCTGGATAATACCTTTGAAAGCAGATCCGGCTCGACGAAGTTTCAGCGCATCAGGATATTCCAATGAAGCGGGTGTGCCATTCCCTTTTAGTGGATCTAGAAGCGGTTCAGAAACTGAAGAAATTAGCATGTTTGTTTCAGAAACCTACAACTTGGGATTAGGTTGGTTGTCTACTAGTGGCACTGGTACTTGCCGACCTGGCACGAGTGATCCATTGATCTCTTTCAATTTCTAACAGGACAAGGTTTGGGAGAATTATTGTTAAAACTTATTCAGTGCCGGTTCGCGGATGCTATATTCGCGAACTGGCATCTTTGATTTAGACAACGCTGATGATTTTGAGTAGTAGAAAGTTTTTAACATTGGCGACGGCTTACCTGGTTTGCGGGTTGCTGATTTCGTCTTGCCGGGAAAGAGAGCTGTCCATTGGATCAGAGTATGATGGAGATAAGTTGGTTCTGTGGTCGAATCTTGAAGCAGGCAGACCTATAAAAGCCATACTCAGGAGAAGTTTTAATCCCATTGGGCCGGTTCCAGAAAATCTCGGCGTGTCTAGCGCAAATGTGAACATTTATTGCGATGGCAAGTATTATACAACAATGCGTGCTTCGAAAGATACTCCAGGCGAATATCTATCAGACAGTGTTGTAGGGGAAGGTAAGACATATGTAATCATGGCCGAGCAGGAAGGCTTGACTAGTATTAAAAGCGACCCAATCACAATTCCATCGGAATCCCCCATTGTTAGAATTAAGAGAGAGCGAAACGTATCGAAGCTTCCCGGCACAAACATACCGCAAGACTTGATCAGCATTTATTTTGAGCAAAGCGTTGTAAGCAACTCCTACATCTCTATCAGCTTTCTGAGCTATTTTGAGAAAGATACACTTGCCAGCAATAGTCCTGTCTCGGATAACCACTTAGCAAATGAAGAGGATTGCCACACGTGGGCCCGTGATAAATCTTCCCCTTTTTTTCAGCAGTTCTTATTCTCCACGCAATGCTTGCCTGCATCCACAACGCCGGTTCAGTTCTTAGTCGTTTCGGGCAATTATTCGAGAGCACCAGGACCGAATGGTGAATATGAGAAGGCTAGGAAAATGGAGATTAAGATTGCCACAATTGAAAAAATTCTGTTTGATTTTCGGAAGTTGGAAGCCACTCAGCCGGAAGGACTTGATAACCTTGTTCTACTGCCTCAACCGTCCCTGACCAATATTACAGGTGGGTATGGCCTTATTTTTGGAAGTAATACAAAAGTCATTGAAATACAGTGAAATATAGATGCTTTATAATCGCCTGGCTGGTTCTTGCATTGTCAATACTAAAGGTGCATGGAGGTGGAATCACAATTAGTGGGACCGTCCGGGATGATGCGAATGGTGAACTATTGATCGGGGCATCAATTTCTGCCGGTAAGGTTTCAACTTTAACTAATTCATACGGTTTCTTCAGTTTAACGGTGCCTGACTCGACTTCAACGGTTATGATCAGACATCTAGGCTATCAACCCCTGATCCTCGACACGCTGAATCAACGACGAATGCCTATCGATATTCGGCTCGTCAGATCAGAGAATCGTTTGGCAGAACTGACGGTAATTGATCACCGATTAGAGGATAATTCTGTCGGTAAATTTTCGCTGCAAATGGATAAGGTAAGAACTACTCCGGCATTACTGGGCGAAGCTGATATTATGAAAGTATTGGCACTGACTCCTGGCGTATCCGCAGGAGTTGAAGGTAGCGCAGGATTGTATGTCAGGGGGGGGGACTCCTGACCAAAATCTCATCCTTCTTGATGAAGTTCCGGTATATAATGTCATGCACCTCGGGGGATTCTTTTCAGTTTTTAATGCAGCGGCAATAAAATCTGTGGATTTCTACAAGGGAGCGTTTCCCGCAATCTACGGTGGGCGCCTATCATCTGTTGTCGACATTAAGATGAAGGATGGTAACAACAAAAAACTTGGAGCCAGCATAGATTTGGGTCTGCTTAATCAAAGCGTTACTATTGAGGGTCCGATCGTCAAAAATAAATCATCATTTATAGTAAGTGGTAGGACGTCGACCGTTGGACTGGCGTCATTGCTCGCTGGCAGGAATAATGCCGGTTCTGGAGAACGTTATACATATTGGTTTTATGATTTAAGCGCCAAAGTCACTCATAAAATCAACGATACAGATCAAATCTATTTAAGCTTCTATAACGGATTTGACAGATTTAGATATACTGAATGGTTAAGTAGTGGGAATGGTCAGCAAGCCAAAACAGGCATAGGAAACATCTGGGGCAATTCAACCGGTACTGTGAGGTATAGTAAAATGTTTTCACCCAAACTATTTTCTAAGACGACTTTCCTTTACTCACATTACACAAGTGCCTTTAAAAATGAATTTTCAGGGTCTGGTGAGCAGGCTAATGATATGTTATTCAGAAATACCGATGCAGCAGTCAACGATTTTGGGTTAAAGTTCCAACTTGAGTATTTTCCTTCAAATTTCGTCGACCTAAAAATTGGTGCGGACTTTACCAGACACATTTTTAATCCTTTCACAACCGCAAGTAATTACACTACAAATATTCAAAGAAGTGTCACGAGAAGGATATATGCGAGCCAAGTGGACGGTTTTGTTGACGCTGGAATAAAACTTTTAGTAACCTGCGAATAAATCCGGGCTTCCGACTTAGTAGCTATCGTGCTCAGCGTAAGGTTTATGTGAATCCCGAGCCTAGGTTAGGAGTCACCTGGAATATACGAGAAGGATGGAAAATAACTTCGGGAGCAGCCGTCACCAATCAATATTTACATTTGCTGACGAATAACGGCTATGGCTTTGGATACGATGCCTGGGTGCCCTCAACATATACCGTGCCTCCTAGCCGTGCGAGACAAGTTTCCTTGGGCTTGTCTCGCAAACTGAGCAATAGAGGAATAGATATTTCCATTGAAGTATTTACCAAGAAACTCCGAAATTTGATTGACTATCCCGACGGAACGAACTTCACTGGTCTATTGGCCGAGTCCTGGGAAGAAATTGTTCGACGAGGCGGAATCGGGAAAGCGAATGGTATGGAAGTCATGATTAACAAGGAGACTGGTAAATTGACTGGATGGATATCCTACACACTATCAAAAAGTGAACGCATGTTCAATCAAATCAATTCGGGAAATTGGTATCCGATTAATTATGATCGACGACACAATTTAGCCGCGACAGGTAGCATCAGTCTTGGAAGAAAGTGGGCAGTTAATAGTTCATTTATATTTCAAACTGGAAATGCTATTACATTACCAACGAGTGCTGTTATGATCGAGGATGAGTACAATCCGAAGTTTGTATATAGCAAACGAAATAATGGACGGTTGCCGGCATACCACCGCTTGGATATCGGAGCAGTGCGCAAGTTGCGAGCCACTCGTGGTCGGAAAGCTGAATTGAATTTAGGTGTTTACAATGCTTACAATAGGCGAAATCCGGTATACCTGGATCTTCGGGTTGAAAGGGAAGGCGGGAACCCGTATCCCAAAAGTATTGGAGCTAGTCAATATTCATTGTTTCCCTTGTTGCCATACATTACATACTCGCTCAAATTTAATTAAAAAGCTATGATGAAGTTTAGAAAAGTTGCGATGACATGGACATTACTGACCGCCGGATTAGTCTCGCATGCGCAAAATCTTAGTTTTTCCGGCGACTATTCTTCAAAGAAGGTACCTGACGATCTGAAAAAGGGGAATAAAGTTCTATCCATCGACGGCCTTGCCGGAGCATCCCGTAGCATGCAGCGCAAAAATCTGTCATGGTCTATCGCTCCTTCAATAGGATATCTAGTGATCAATCGTTTGCCTTTTGGTGTTCGTTTGTCATACGGCCAAAACGTTGCCAAGCTGGACGGGACGTCTGGAACGGTCAAATCAGAAGCGCGAATGCACGGACTTGCGCCAGAAATATTTGCCAGGTACTATCTTACATCATATCGTGTTAAGCCATTTTTGCAATTGTCAACAGGATACAACTTTCAATGGGGGCGAACACTTAACTCTGACCGCAATGAGGTAGCTGTGAGTACTGGTACTTTTACTGCAAACGGTGCTGTGGGGCTTAGCTTCTTATTGTCAAAGAATCTCTCATTGGAGCTTTTGTATAACCACAGAATACTCCGGTCCACAGAGTGGGTTGATCCTAACAAACAAACTAAAATTAGATTCGGAGTATTATTCTTCATTTTCTAATAAAAAGTCAGGGCACCAACACCTTACAATTCAATGCACAATTAGTGGTGTAGATCCTATATTTGTCAAGTAAACTTACCCAGGGAATGTAAGTACCCCGTTTCTCAGACAGTCATTTGGTGGTGAATTTTCTTTTTCACCAGCGATTCCTTCCATTCAAATGGTGTCAAATTGCCCAGTCCTTCATGTGGTCGTCGCTGGTTATATTCTTCAATCCATTCCGCGGTTAAT includes:
- a CDS encoding manganese catalase family protein, with translation MFYHDGKLQYTVRVDKPNPQFAKLLQQAIGGIEGEMRVCLQYLFQAWNSRGPQKYRDMLLETGTEEIAHIEMLATAVCLNLEGSSSALKDEMAMSNPMVEAVMGGRDPRHILSAGLGAMAADANGVPFNGSWVVSSGNIAADMHANVMAETTGRVLATRLYEMTDDSGMKDMLAFLIARDTMHQNQWMAVLEELGPDAYPVPNSFPSSLQHENVAYSFLSTSVNEVSNATGRWTEGSSIDGKGIFRFEKAVPTGGLPVLAPADKEIHGQIEQGVAPDPGFIDKVKDIIGG
- a CDS encoding outer membrane beta-barrel protein, producing MMKFRKVAMTWTLLTAGLVSHAQNLSFSGDYSSKKVPDDLKKGNKVLSIDGLAGASRSMQRKNLSWSIAPSIGYLVINRLPFGVRLSYGQNVAKLDGTSGTVKSEARMHGLAPEIFARYYLTSYRVKPFLQLSTGYNFQWGRTLNSDRNEVAVSTGTFTANGAVGLSFLLSKNLSLELLYNHRILRSTEWVDPNKQTKIRFGVLFFIF
- a CDS encoding DsbA family oxidoreductase, giving the protein MDQFNTLTPTIKVVYYTHPFCPVSERMQQHWCRLTSEYGHHLSFKFCMAAGMDSAFPATKTKFACQAVKAAELQSSWAADLFLDAIRTEMAQGRQDLCEPESLLEIARMCAKKNPSTMDFNRFAQELDSRKTRQAVLDDLNKIRINRVDTLPTLTFTVDGKGLKVTGYKTYHQLVDLVKRVSQAGIDIVGFAH
- a CDS encoding carboxypeptidase-like regulatory domain-containing protein produces the protein MHGGGITISGTVRDDANGELLIGASISAGKVSTLTNSYGFFSLTVPDSTSTVMIRHLGYQPLILDTLNQRRMPIDIRLVRSENRLAELTVIDHRLEDNSVGKFSLQMDKVRTTPALLGEADIMKVLALTPGVSAGVEGSAGLYVRGGDS
- a CDS encoding TonB-dependent receptor; translated protein: MLTNNGYGFGYDAWVPSTYTVPPSRARQVSLGLSRKLSNRGIDISIEVFTKKLRNLIDYPDGTNFTGLLAESWEEIVRRGGIGKANGMEVMINKETGKLTGWISYTLSKSERMFNQINSGNWYPINYDRRHNLAATGSISLGRKWAVNSSFIFQTGNAITLPTSAVMIEDEYNPKFVYSKRNNGRLPAYHRLDIGAVRKLRATRGRKAELNLGVYNAYNRRNPVYLDLRVEREGGNPYPKSIGASQYSLFPLLPYITYSLKFN
- a CDS encoding SPW repeat domain-containing protein encodes the protein MKIVSTSMHARIDYIAGIFFFASPWIFSFTESVYAAWTVIAIAAVALTMSLFTDYEGGMVRSIPMRIHLMVDLLSGALLAASPWLFGFADQVFVPHLAMGLFEIAAAMLTVNHAPDEKTQPVVDPNADGVNGSSY
- a CDS encoding DUF4249 domain-containing protein — its product is MILSSRKFLTLATAYLVCGLLISSCRERELSIGSEYDGDKLVLWSNLEAGRPIKAILRRSFNPIGPVPENLGVSSANVNIYCDGKYYTTMRASKDTPGEYLSDSVVGEGKTYVIMAEQEGLTSIKSDPITIPSESPIVRIKRERNVSKLPGTNIPQDLISIYFEQSVVSNSYISISFLSYFEKDTLASNSPVSDNHLANEEDCHTWARDKSSPFFQQFLFSTQCLPASTTPVQFLVVSGNYSRAPGPNGEYEKARKMEIKIATIEKILFDFRKLEATQPEGLDNLVLLPQPSLTNITGGYGLIFGSNTKVIEIQ
- a CDS encoding DUF4345 domain-containing protein, whose translation is MAGINNPIYDEAYKPSGVLLDSNLRFLNGLSVGVGLCALSIIPNIKSRSAELRIICALIFFGAVGRMLSVASHGLPPSPFDIVTFFELAIPPLLAYWQSRISG
- a CDS encoding DUF421 domain-containing protein, with the translated sequence MKKEDIVPGDFYRILFGEAPPVFMLEVLLRTLLLYLALLFVVRIMGKRMGGQLTISELAVMVTLGAIVSPGMQMPQTGLLVCMLILVCALVFQRGSNWLEFKSARFEHISQGEVSTLIKDGVLQLDEMQRTKISRQQLFAALRNESIYNLGEVERAYLEACGMFSIYRTEQATAGLLLYPPSDPEINAFRQHQLDDRLACANCGATPQGQQRSDRCPVCGADQWDQASISEIN
- a CDS encoding isoaspartyl peptidase/L-asparaginase family protein; translation: MFSIAIHGGAGSLDAAALSPAQEKLYHLGLHTALNAGYTILQSGGAAIDAVQHAVMQLEDNPLFNAGRGAVFNSDGVQELDAAMMCGKTLRVGAVAAVTNVKNPILLARKVMEDPQFVLLVAEGAHNYARKSGIPMEEMSYFATPERYQQLQDAKDAHLQKASDTVGAVARDMHGNLAAASSTGGLTNKKYSRVGDSPVIGAGTYAHNDTCAVCCTGDGEYFIRLVTAHDVAAMLQYQGLTLAEACDAAIHEKLNALKGEGGLIAIDFAGNIEMSSNCASMPRGWVKNEGNLNTAIWM
- a CDS encoding TonB-dependent receptor plug domain-containing protein; protein product: MKVAQDCMSGGGTPDQNLILLDEVPVYNVMHLGGFFSVFNAAAIKSVDFYKGAFPAIYGGRLSSVVDIKMKDGNNKKLGASIDLGLLNQSVTIEGPIVKNKSSFIVSGRTSTVGLASLLAGRNNAGSGERYTYWFYDLSAKVTHKINDTDQIYLSFYNGFDRFRYTEWLSSGNGQQAKTGIGNIWGNSTGTVRYSKMFSPKLFSKTTFLYSHYTSAFKNEFSGSGEQANDMLFRNTDAAVNDFGLKFQLEYFPSNFVDLKIGADFTRHIFNPFTTASNYTTNIQRSVTRRIYASQVDGFVDAGIKLLVTCE
- a CDS encoding DUF421 domain-containing protein, giving the protein MKKEDIRFGDWQRVFIGDVPAAFYWEVVLRIAIIYLILMVSMRLMGKRMASQLSRNEMIALVSLAAAIGVPLQAPDRGILAAVVIAIVVVAIQQLAAWLASRNQKLESVTQGDMTILVADGVMQLDNMRKTGISRERAFAQLRSNGVVQLGQVKRLYFEAGGTFTFMKEDDPSPGLGILPGHDHQFELRRYRPSDRMVCDKCGLVAPYHDYSGNCVRCDGEKIVMAVA